The Arachis hypogaea cultivar Tifrunner chromosome 14, arahy.Tifrunner.gnm2.J5K5, whole genome shotgun sequence DNA window TTTGGCTAAGGACTTGGCTGAAAACAACAAGGATGCTCGTGTTCTTATCGTTTGTTCTGAGAATACCGCAGTCACTTTCCGTGGTCCTAGTGAGACAGACATGGATAGTCTTGTAGGACAAGCATTGTTTGCGGATGGAGTTGCTGCAATTATCATTGGTTCTGATCCTGTGCCAGAGGTTTAGAAGCCTATCTTTGAGCTTGTTTCGACCGATCAAAAACTTGTCCCTGGTAGCCATGGAGCCATCGGTGGTCTCCTTCGTGAAGTTGGGCTTACATTCTATCTTAACAAGAGTGTTCCTGATATTATTTCACAGAACATCAACGAAGCACTCAGTAAAGCTTTTGATCCGTTGGGTATATCTGATTATAACTCAATATTTTGGATTGCTCACCCTGGTGGACGTGCAATTCTGGACCAGGTTGAACAGAAGGTGAATTTGAAACCAGAGAAGATGAAAACCACTAGAGATGTGCTTAGCAATTATGGTAACATGTCAAGTGCATGTGTGTTCTTCATTATGGATTTGATGAGGAAGCAGTCCCTTGAAAGAGGGCTTAAAACCACCGGAGAAGGACTTGATTGGGGTGTGCTTTTTGGGTTTGGTCCTGGTCTTACTATTGAAACCGTTGTTCTCCGCAGCGTGGCCATATGATGCGTGTAGTTATATGTCTCTGCATGTATACGactatgttattttttaataatttcttttaCTCCAAAATATGGGCCGGATTGGCCCATATATATAGAATATTAGATGAGTGAAAACTTAGATAAAGATGTCTAAAGTTAATTCTTTATGCTTAAGAATTCAATATCAAAGTTTGTAACTGTtagtaaaaaatatatcaaattctttTCAATTGAGCAACATGACATATACCAATATTTGGGTTGCATTTTCATCTATAAATACAGCTATAACCACCTTCATGAGGTTCCATTTAAGAAAAAGTCAAAAGGTATATATTAGTTATGATAGTACAAGGCTTGGGGGTATCATGTTTGtagttttttatattattgtttgtTTGAAGTATCTCATGcaatgatataataatataatgttACTTTCTTGTGTAATTTTTAATATGTTACGTTATTATACAAGCttgaatataataaattaatcttaTAGAAGACTCATGTAATCTTGTGTTGTAGCAAATACGTAATAaaattcaatttgatatatagaAAACTCATGTAATCATGTGTATATGAGAGATAatataatccaaaaaaaaaaacttctatgaaactaaaaaaatagtttctaaACTCAGGTTAACTTCAGTAAATATTGATTGTTGCGTTAATGATTGCACGTTGATCTATGCTAAAAATTGCAAAGACTTAAAGGAATGTAAGTTCTGTGGTGCACCACAGTAAGATGCAAAAATAGTgaataaaaaagacaaaaaaattctTCCGTATGTATTAAACAATATTGCATTTGATAGACAAATACATGTAATTAGCTTCAATACTGTAGTGTTTTTATAATAAGAGTTTATGGGGGCatgcttttattaatttaattgatttatttaaagaataaaaattaataatacttaAATCTAatcctttttaaaaaatttacctTCATCCATCTTAAAATTCTCACTTTACTCTGCAATTATTTAAAACAtttaaatttgtaaaataaaGTTTTAGATGTTGTATTTTAGTAGTATGTATGCTAAGTGTCTAATTTGATCTTTTTATCTACGTTGTATTGCTGAGCAAATTGAGATTAAGCTTTTTGTACGTTAAAAAATTGGTTATTGAAGTTAATGACTTAATGCAAGGTGTGATCTTGCTGACACATTTTTTATtgtatgatgatgataataagtaAACCAGTTAGTCTAGAATTATGCAGAATCTAttctctatttcttttttttttttacattttactttttttcttgttctatttttggtacttattaaattattatctcccTTACATCatcattttattaaatttaggATGAGTGAAGTTTTgggtttatttttgtttttgttacttAACatgctttatttttagtttttaaagaaACACTTCACATATACTTTAATTTACTGCGTGTATAGTTTCACTAGCTAGCACCGTCACTACAAAAATAATCacttttagcggccatttattttacttttagcgACAATAAAAATAGCCGCTAATACATTTACCGGCAATTAGACATTAGCCGTCTTATGCTTCGTCGATAAAAAGTTTTAGTAGCCATTATAACATTTGCCGGTAAAGACCATTTTAATGGccgcaaaaagtatataatttttagtggccattttcttggcaatttatatggccactaaaaGTAATTCTAAGATGGAAACATTGTTCACTTTTAgttgccattactattgccgctaaaatctattttaccggcaatttatatggccactaaaaaaattctaaaattataatattattcactTTTAGCTGCCATTACTATTACCGCTAAAATCTTAaagacttttttttaattatactcactttattaattagaactaataacctatatttttctataataataataatgatgataatgataatttgcatttgaattttgatcagaaaaatttgaaataagctttctattAAAATGCTCCTTTTAACAAACTAGAATGTTAAAAGCTGTATTTGTCAATACATAATAGAGGTTTGTTTGTCATTTCATTGACTTTGAACacattttgtaaaaaataaaaaaaaaaagataaaatatgctCAATTCTTCTAGGCCAATGCTGCAGCAAGGCCACCAATTATGAGTCCCAGAGCAGTTGCAGTGATGCCAATGGGGGAGCAGTTGGTATAATATATAGAAATGCAGTCGTATCAACCTGCACATAAACATTTGACACACAAGTGCCATTTAGctaccttttaatttaaaataaaagaaatgatatataatatgtgAACTGAAACATGAGCCATAATCTATGTCTCAACATCTATACTACAACTTGAGCAGCAGTAGCAGCGGCAGCAGATAGAGCACCCTAATTACTATTTATTCATAACTTAAAAGGCAGTTAAAGAGAGCAAAATTTCAAGTCTAAGGGTACAGAATATGCAATGGTATATAGCTCTCAAAGCACAATAAATGCATGATTTAGTTCCTTTatacttttcaatcacaacaagaagATAAAATTCATAAATTTTACCACTACTTTTGCAGACTCCTCATCCAATGGTCTACCATCCTTACGCCTTTTatgaattttgagaaaaatctCTGCTCGTGAAGGTTCGATTCCATCCTTGGCCTAACAAAATGACAAAGTCAAAAGAGAAGTGCAAATGTGCAAACGTTCAAACAAGGAAAATTTTCAGTGttctcatattatatatattgtgttgCATTGCTAATGgttccagaaaaaaaaaacagtgcaTTGTTTTATAAAATATCTGAAATAAAAATTATGCATAAGTACCTGAACCATTTAATACTGGGCATCGAGCACGGTCCCCTTCTGAACCACATATTATGTATAGTTAGAGAATGCAAAGTTTGATGAATTTCAACTACATATCTTGAATCAAGAAACTAGAACTTACAACTTTAGATATGTCGTCCACTTTCTGTTTTGCAGCATAAGAATGCTGAGAAGTTCGGTAGTActcattgagtagttatcttatcAAGGGGATCATCACTTGCCTCAAACTGATTGATCACATTTGTTAATGCATAAAATAAATGTACAAATAACACGTCtcatttaaagaaaattattatgatgagttttataataagaaaaattaaaggtAACACAAAAGGTTAGAGATCTGATGAGTGCCTCTAAATGAAATGGAGATTGGGGGCAGTTCAAAAATGCTATATCCATACTAAAAATGAAAGGTAGTACTCATACAGTGCTTCCATTGCCTTCCACGTGGCAGGTATGTCTAATGCCACTTCTTCTTCAGCCTTCATTGGAAGTCCTAAGTTTCCCTTCTTCACTCTAATAGGCCAATGAATCTTAAGAAAACCATatcaatttctattttttatttatttaaaacaaaaaatttgattttgaaatcaaattaattctaattctaattctGTGATATATGTTTCCAAACACatcattttttttgtgactttctATTACTACTAACTGTTGCCTATTGGTAACTAATACTCTTATATATTGGGGATTTCTACGACATTTTCACTCTatctttgtaaaaaaaattatttggacAAAGAAAACATTGAGTTTTAAACCGATGGAAGCATAGACTTTGTAGTATTACGTACAAGGTATAAATCTATGTAATCAAGCTGCAAATCTCGCAGGGTGCTGTGAAATGCTTCTGGAACATCTTCTGGTGCATGATCTGAACACCTACACATGCATATATAGAGATCAAAGTATTTATCATCCTGATTTTAGTATCTTTTAGTCTACCAATCCTATGGTGTAAATAAAGTGAATGAATACCCTGAGTTTCATGGAGCCTTTAAGAGTGGCCTTGACTTTGTCAAAGTCAGAATTGATGCACCTAAGGAAGTGATCTGATGGGTTCCTCAAAGCAGGGCATGGAAATTCAGCTTGTGCAAAGAACTGCAGAtatacttattttattattattattggcaaaaccttattagaaaaaaaaagttaaaaaatacaaGAGTGGATACTGAGGCAGAGTTTAAGTTTATTGCCTCATATGCTGCAGAAGCGTGGCCAAAATAGACAGTTTTACCCCCTGAAAGCAAGTACAATTGATCAAATAGTTTGAAAACTTCACTGCTAGGTTGATGAATAGAAGCTATCATGGTTCTTCCATCCCTTGCCAAGGCACGTAATGTTTGAGTCACAAAGAAAGCTTTATATGCAGAATTTATTCCAAAAACAAGCTTTATATGGaataaattctttaaaaaaatttctgcTGATAGAAAATATACACATTTCCATGCTGATTCCTTAAATTTCCtaatcttctttcttctctcatcTGTTTGAAGATCCAGTTTCTCATGCCCCTTTTCGAAAATCAATCGTCTGGCCACTTTCTGTAAATGTTATTCACTTCAGATTGAATAAATATACTCAAAGTATCCAAACAATTTGATAAACCTAGAGAATGAAACTAGCTTACCAAAGGGTGGGTTTTGGAATAAGAACAATTTGAAGGAAAAATAAGACGCAAATTATGTATGCAGGCAATTGAGAGAACCCAGATAACtatgttttcaatttttgttATAGGCTAAAGCTGAGCAATACTACCTAATATTACTTCTTTTCAGTTAACATACTCTTGCTTATTAATTTAAGACACTTTGTTCTAAAGCTGTTAAGAACTTAAGAAATTTGTTTTATTATTCTACCTAATTATGAATATCATTGGACAGTAAAAGCAAATTTGGATTAAGAAAATGTAAACTCATAACAGATGTGATGCATGAAAACAATAACTTTGAAAAAGGAGCAACAAAGTCACTTTGAATTTTAGGTCCTTTGATGTCATCAACATTAAGACAGAATATTCCAAATCTGTTTACAATCAGAGAGATCAAG harbors:
- the LOC140178479 gene encoding putative stilbene synthase 2, which codes for MEPSVNINEALSKAFDPLGISDYNSIFWIAHPGGRAILDQVEQKVNLKPEKMKTTRDVLSNYGNMSSACVFFIMDLMRKQSLERGLKTTGEGLDWGVLFGFGPGLTIETVVLRSVAI
- the LOC112741551 gene encoding uncharacterized protein isoform X1, whose protein sequence is MHKIVAAACFPWPPCEVGSDDTTPVAACTSSSSGGSGNDIGFTTRPSSINKVARRLIFEKGHEKLDLQTDERRKKIRKFKESAWKCVYFLSAEIFLKNLFHIKLVFGINSAYKAFFVTQTLRALARDGRTMIASIHQPSSEVFKLFDQLYLLSGGKTVYFGHASAAYEFFAQAEFPCPALRNPSDHFLRCINSDFDKVKATLKGSMKLRVFRSCTRRCSRSISQHPARFAA
- the LOC112741551 gene encoding uncharacterized protein isoform X2; the encoded protein is MHKIVAAACFPWPPCEVGSDDTTPVAACTSSSSGGSGNDIGFTTRPSSINKVARRLIFEKGHEKLDLQTDERRKKIRKFKESAWKCGVKLSILATLLQHMSSLHKLNFHALL